Below is a genomic region from Ammonifex degensii KC4.
CCTCAAGACAACCGTAGTTACCGCAGTGGCAACGCGGCCCTTCGGGCCAAAGCGTCATGTGCCCAATCTCCCCCGCCAGGCAGCACGCTCCCCGGTAAATTTTTCCCTCCAGGATCAAACCCCCACCAATGCCCGTGCTCACCGTCAGGTAGATGAGGTGCTGGGTTCCCCGGCCGGCTCCGAAGCGGTACTCTCCCCACGCTGCTAAGTTGGCATCGTTGTCCAGGTAAACGGGGACCCCCAGGATGTCCTCCATGTCTCGCTTGACGGGCATATCCCGCCAGCCCAGGTTAGGGGCCACGTGTACTACTCCTCGAACCGGATCTAAGGGCCCGGGGACACCCAGTCCCACCCGGCAGGGGGGATGATTAAAACCGGCCTGGCGCTTCACCTCCTCTACTGTGGCCGCCATGCGTTCAAGCACCGCTCGGTAGCCTTCCTCCGGCTGGGTGGGAACCTTAACTTCCGCCCGCACCTTCCCATCTAAGGTGGCCAAGGCGGTGTAGATCTTGGTTCCCCCCAGATCTATTCCCACCACGTAATCCACCATCAGGTTTTACCCCCAAGAACAAACTTTTCTAAGGCTTCGGCCACACCCTCTTCAGCGTTGGAAGCAGTGACGAAATCGGCTTCGGCCTGAATTTCCGGACGGGCGTTACCCATGGCCACCGCCAGCCCCGCAAAACGAA
It encodes:
- a CDS encoding ROK family protein, which codes for MVDYVVGIDLGGTKIYTALATLDGKVRAEVKVPTQPEEGYRAVLERMAATVEEVKRQAGFNHPPCRVGLGVPGPLDPVRGVVHVAPNLGWRDMPVKRDMEDILGVPVYLDNDANLAAWGEYRFGAGRGTQHLIYLTVSTGIGGGLILEGKIYRGACCLAGEIGHMTLWPEGPRCHCGNYGCLEALASGTAVAREARRLVAEGKGKGILAQAGGDPEAITAKTVGMAAAAGDAEALALFQEVGRWLGIGLATLLNLLNPEVIVFGGGMMASSAFFWDTMVAEMQRRALPATASSVKLAKAELGGRSGVLGAVALALEPV